From the genome of Ornithobacterium rhinotracheale, one region includes:
- a CDS encoding DUF1896 domain-containing protein yields MATQEKEISYYDLRLRELLNTSFPNLATNEAFIKERSNLAAEAYEKAFDAGHTILECRRIANEVLFEGLYFSPFDMVYSVVSNEFDREIPDNELRSFALKMFPYCVEVFEDYNIHKDFEDSPEYDQLYTELTGQIQIWIEENGVQ; encoded by the coding sequence ATGGCAACACAAGAAAAAGAAATTTCGTATTACGATTTACGACTAAGAGAATTATTAAACACCAGCTTTCCTAATCTGGCAACTAATGAAGCGTTTATCAAAGAACGAAGCAATTTAGCAGCAGAAGCCTATGAAAAAGCCTTTGATGCAGGGCATACAATATTAGAATGTCGTCGAATCGCAAATGAAGTCTTATTTGAAGGCTTGTACTTTTCACCATTTGATATGGTATATAGCGTAGTAAGCAATGAGTTTGATAGAGAAATACCCGACAATGAATTACGCTCATTTGCTTTAAAAATGTTTCCGTACTGTGTAGAAGTTTTTGAAGACTACAACATACACAAAGATTTTGAGGACAGTCCCGAATACGATCAACTTTACACAGAATTGACAGGACAAATTCAAATATGGATTGAGGAAAATGGCGTTCAATAA
- a CDS encoding DUF3945 domain-containing protein → MANESTETNSKENTPIIDEQWTDLLLVYDQEEQQIRAVKGLDKDGQLETVPPDPAHQQDFMRVDPHGNILSNFFSNFLRQVKNPSHFSFFKIPFPKLLEVQLSPQDLQPYKVQPQEYQSQNQNTMEQTNEPQEVKDTQEVQETTQEVNETPSQDTSDEATQEQNHRYEVDDIDWETMNSIGLSKEYLEKRNLLEPLLKGYKTDRLVPISMNLGSAVTRFDARLSLRKDNEGKVSVSIHGIRKEPQLDYPFFGHEFTQEDKENLLKTGNMGRVVELTNVKTGEKIPSIISIDELTNEIVALRQEYIKIPDEIKGIKLNEEQKQRLKEGKPIFLEGMTSNKGEPFNANVQFNAEKRYVEFLFDDNLTQKINTQPTFEEAPKELRGRQLTEEQYKDFSQGKPVYLEGLESKSTGKVYNGYFTYNQETGKVKFTFQNPNKQQKEDKVTRQAKEINKKAKENKNTTTQSTTKTQKEATNKGVKTTTTKTTKRTVKPKTPAKKTSSGRKM, encoded by the coding sequence ATGGCTAACGAATCCACAGAAACAAATTCAAAAGAAAATACGCCTATTATTGATGAACAATGGACGGATTTATTGCTTGTGTATGACCAAGAGGAACAACAGATTCGTGCCGTAAAAGGATTGGATAAAGACGGTCAGTTAGAAACCGTTCCTCCAGATCCAGCACACCAGCAAGATTTTATGAGAGTTGATCCTCACGGAAATATACTCTCAAACTTCTTTAGTAATTTTTTAAGGCAAGTGAAAAATCCAAGTCATTTTTCTTTTTTCAAAATTCCCTTTCCTAAATTACTTGAAGTTCAACTTTCCCCCCAAGATTTGCAACCTTATAAAGTTCAACCACAAGAATATCAATCTCAAAATCAAAATACAATGGAACAAACCAATGAACCCCAAGAAGTAAAAGATACTCAGGAAGTACAAGAAACTACCCAAGAGGTCAATGAAACCCCATCGCAAGACACATCTGATGAGGCAACCCAAGAACAAAACCATCGTTACGAAGTAGACGATATTGATTGGGAAACAATGAATAGCATAGGTCTCTCAAAAGAATACCTAGAAAAACGAAACTTATTAGAACCCTTACTAAAGGGGTATAAAACGGATCGCTTAGTACCTATTAGTATGAACTTAGGAAGTGCCGTTACCCGTTTCGACGCGCGTTTATCTTTACGGAAAGATAACGAAGGGAAAGTAAGTGTCTCCATTCACGGTATCCGCAAAGAACCTCAATTAGATTATCCCTTTTTTGGGCACGAATTTACCCAAGAAGACAAAGAAAATCTATTGAAGACAGGAAATATGGGACGCGTGGTAGAGCTTACCAATGTAAAAACGGGTGAAAAAATCCCATCAATCATCAGTATTGATGAATTGACAAATGAAATTGTTGCTTTGCGTCAAGAATACATCAAAATACCCGATGAAATCAAGGGTATTAAGCTTAATGAGGAACAAAAACAAAGGCTTAAGGAAGGAAAACCTATCTTTTTAGAAGGGATGACTTCAAACAAAGGAGAACCCTTTAATGCGAATGTGCAATTCAATGCAGAAAAGCGTTATGTAGAATTTTTGTTTGATGACAATCTTACACAAAAAATCAATACCCAACCTACTTTTGAAGAAGCCCCTAAAGAATTAAGAGGCCGACAACTTACCGAAGAACAATACAAGGATTTTTCGCAAGGAAAACCTGTATACTTAGAGGGCTTGGAAAGTAAGAGTACGGGAAAAGTTTACAATGGCTATTTCACCTATAATCAAGAAACAGGTAAAGTAAAATTCACTTTCCAAAATCCTAATAAGCAACAAAAAGAAGATAAAGTAACACGCCAGGCTAAAGAAATCAATAAAAAAGCCAAGGAGAATAAAAACACAACTACACAATCCACAACAAAAACTCAAAAAGAAGCAACAAACAAAGGAGTGAAAACCACTACGACAAAGACCACTAAGCGTACGGTAAAGCCTAAAACTCCTGCTAAAAAAACTTCAAGTGGACGTAAAATGTAG
- a CDS encoding toprim domain-containing protein: MFKKEDILSKTNNGLEVFRHYVSGNWKVGQNFKNPFYDDKNPSCNIYKDKKTGIYRIKDFGDPRFKGDCFSLVGYLYGLDCTQAHDFVEILKMINQDLSLGLETYEPNISKRAQREIRTETSPARAEEPSGYRPYTIIEKDFSEKEIRYWKTFGITKTVLDIFGVKSLKYFESINKKGQPYRIESNDDEPIFSYQNAELIKIYRPLSKHRFLYAGIATDYCFGLEQLPLEGDDILFITGGEKDVMSLYTKGFSAICFNSENSHIPLSLIQSLKGRFRHIVLLYDVDQAGKKAVQSHLEKLKNLVEVLELPLSGTKDDKDISNYFQQGYTANDLKTLFLKMLQKKYQQGLSLLQSCEIQWDQPPIKQKTIIALREAAIGLQSSLLGVTGGEGTGKSHYVAAMIAGSLYQGKNPIDLLGLSVTFCNNQAVLFFDTEQSADQLYDNISILLKRAQLGAMPSNFKAYCLTQIPRKERMKIIRQCMETLYYEYSGIHLVVIDGIADLISSANNESESIEMIEELYALAGHYQTCMVCVLHLTPGGLKLRGHLGSELQRKASAVLSVEQDRSSACSVVLPKKIRKGDPNQLPKILFRWDAKSGMHRYCGTQKKIEKKDKGAELATLVSPLFRKRAVWEYSELVQEIRALTGVQERTAKNYIVKLKAKELLISDSQNPQQLSIGKLMKKILNQK; this comes from the coding sequence ATGTTCAAAAAGGAAGACATATTAAGTAAGACCAATAACGGGCTGGAAGTATTTCGTCATTATGTTTCGGGGAATTGGAAAGTGGGGCAAAACTTTAAAAACCCTTTTTATGATGATAAAAATCCCTCTTGTAATATCTATAAAGATAAGAAAACAGGCATCTATCGGATTAAAGATTTTGGGGATCCTCGCTTTAAGGGTGATTGCTTTTCCTTAGTTGGCTATTTATATGGTTTGGACTGTACACAAGCTCATGACTTTGTAGAAATTCTAAAAATGATCAATCAAGATTTAAGTTTAGGATTAGAGACTTATGAACCTAATATTTCCAAACGAGCACAAAGAGAAATCAGAACGGAAACCAGTCCTGCAAGAGCAGAAGAACCATCCGGTTATCGTCCCTATACGATAATAGAAAAGGATTTTAGCGAAAAAGAAATCCGTTACTGGAAAACTTTTGGAATAACGAAAACAGTTTTAGATATATTTGGAGTAAAATCCTTAAAATATTTTGAAAGTATCAATAAAAAAGGACAACCCTATCGAATAGAATCCAATGATGATGAACCCATTTTTTCATATCAGAATGCCGAACTTATTAAAATCTATCGTCCCTTGTCCAAGCATCGTTTTCTATATGCAGGTATCGCTACGGATTATTGTTTTGGGTTGGAACAATTACCATTAGAGGGTGATGATATTTTGTTTATTACAGGCGGAGAAAAAGATGTGATGAGTTTGTATACAAAAGGCTTTTCAGCCATTTGCTTTAACAGTGAAAATAGTCATATTCCCCTCTCTCTCATTCAATCTTTAAAAGGTCGCTTTCGTCATATCGTATTATTGTATGATGTGGATCAGGCAGGAAAAAAGGCGGTACAAAGTCATTTAGAAAAATTAAAGAATCTGGTAGAGGTATTAGAACTTCCTTTATCAGGAACTAAAGACGATAAAGACATCTCCAACTATTTTCAGCAAGGTTATACGGCTAATGATTTAAAAACATTGTTTTTGAAAATGCTTCAAAAAAAATATCAGCAAGGGCTTTCATTATTGCAGTCTTGCGAAATTCAATGGGATCAACCACCTATTAAGCAAAAGACCATCATCGCTTTAAGAGAAGCAGCGATTGGGTTGCAAAGTAGTCTTTTAGGCGTTACAGGAGGGGAAGGAACGGGAAAAAGCCATTATGTAGCTGCAATGATTGCAGGGAGTTTATATCAAGGTAAAAATCCAATAGACTTACTTGGGCTTAGCGTAACTTTCTGTAATAACCAAGCGGTTTTATTTTTTGATACCGAGCAATCCGCAGATCAATTGTACGACAACATTTCCATATTACTCAAACGAGCCCAGCTTGGTGCAATGCCCTCAAATTTTAAAGCCTATTGTCTTACTCAAATTCCAAGAAAAGAGCGTATGAAAATTATTCGACAATGTATGGAAACTTTATACTACGAGTATTCAGGGATTCATCTGGTGGTCATTGATGGCATTGCTGATTTAATTAGTTCCGCCAATAATGAAAGCGAAAGTATTGAAATGATAGAGGAATTGTACGCACTGGCAGGGCATTACCAAACCTGTATGGTATGTGTATTACATTTAACGCCCGGGGGATTAAAACTTCGAGGACATTTAGGTTCGGAGTTGCAACGAAAAGCCTCTGCGGTGCTTTCGGTAGAGCAAGACCGAAGCAGTGCTTGCTCTGTGGTATTACCCAAGAAAATCCGTAAAGGCGATCCCAATCAATTGCCTAAGATATTGTTTCGATGGGATGCTAAAAGTGGAATGCACCGTTATTGTGGTACTCAAAAGAAAATTGAAAAGAAAGACAAAGGGGCAGAGTTAGCGACCCTTGTATCTCCTCTGTTTAGAAAAAGAGCCGTATGGGAATATAGTGAATTGGTACAAGAAATCAGAGCCTTGACCGGCGTGCAGGAACGAACAGCCAAAAATTACATCGTAAAACTCAAAGCCAAGGAACTATTGATTTCGGACAGCCAAAATCCACAGCAATTAAGCATTGGCAAACTCATGAAAAAAATACTTAATCAAAAATAA
- a CDS encoding type IA DNA topoisomerase yields MKVILAEKPSVGREIAHLLGANSKKDGYLEGNGYAVTWAFGHLVQLAMPEAYGCVGFQKEHLPILPEPFELQPRQVRENKGYVADAGVLKQLKVIETLFEQCDSIVVATDAGREGELIFRYIYDYLNCQKPFERLWISSLTEKAILSGFKNLRPGKQFDPLYHAAQMRSQADWLVGINATQALSIAAGSGVYSLGRVQTPTLSMLCERYLTHTQFEKKPYWQLQLVHQKGHLKFNSLSTLKTEKKEEVQEWKKSVERHPNAEVLSVEKKIVKEQPPLLYDLTALQKEANKKYSFSADETLNIAQSLYEKKYITYPRTGSKYVSEDVWAEIPLLIKQLEHYETYAKYAQQLRRSSLTKRIVNDVKVTDHHGLLITDKIPTELPKKEALIYKMIAGRLLEAVSEVCIKETQKIIVEAGHKNYEIKGCTIQSAGWRAVNGSFSEIEKEEEIPQELPELQKGDTLKVKDSQILSKNTRPPALYTEATLLSAMESAGKDLEDENQRQLLKGTGIGTPATRAAIIETLLKRNYIKRHKKSIVPTEKGLKVFEWVKDRKIADVALTGEWEASLNEIEEGLRPPKEFLQAMKDYTQKITEDFLAMEIEGVASPTLVCPVCKKQSVRLYEKVAKCMEDDCEWLFFKNVCGKQVNDQAVMALLENGKTTLLKGLKSKAGKSFDAYLALQEDGSTAFEFPPRSKNKKGRRKRK; encoded by the coding sequence ATGAAAGTAATCCTAGCGGAAAAACCCAGTGTAGGCAGAGAAATCGCTCACTTATTAGGGGCTAATAGTAAAAAAGACGGTTATCTAGAAGGTAATGGTTATGCCGTTACTTGGGCATTTGGCCATTTAGTACAATTGGCAATGCCTGAAGCCTATGGTTGTGTAGGGTTTCAAAAAGAACATCTACCCATACTACCAGAACCGTTTGAACTACAACCCCGCCAAGTGAGAGAAAATAAAGGATATGTAGCTGATGCAGGCGTATTGAAACAACTTAAAGTGATTGAAACTTTATTTGAACAATGCGATTCAATTGTAGTGGCTACTGATGCAGGAAGAGAAGGTGAATTAATTTTCCGCTACATCTATGATTACTTAAATTGTCAAAAACCTTTTGAGCGACTTTGGATTAGTTCACTCACAGAAAAAGCCATTCTTTCAGGATTTAAAAACCTCCGTCCAGGAAAGCAATTTGACCCTTTATATCACGCTGCCCAAATGCGTAGTCAAGCCGATTGGCTGGTAGGAATCAATGCTACCCAAGCCCTGAGTATCGCCGCTGGAAGCGGTGTATACTCCCTCGGGCGGGTACAAACTCCTACTTTGTCCATGCTTTGTGAGCGATACCTCACGCATACCCAATTCGAGAAAAAACCGTATTGGCAATTGCAGTTAGTGCATCAAAAAGGCCATCTCAAATTTAATAGCCTTTCCACGCTAAAAACGGAAAAAAAAGAAGAAGTACAAGAATGGAAAAAATCCGTAGAACGCCATCCAAATGCAGAAGTACTCTCCGTAGAAAAGAAAATAGTAAAAGAACAACCGCCTTTACTTTATGATTTAACCGCACTCCAAAAAGAGGCAAATAAAAAATATAGTTTTTCGGCAGACGAAACTTTAAACATTGCTCAAAGTTTGTATGAAAAGAAATACATCACTTATCCCCGAACGGGAAGTAAATACGTTTCTGAAGATGTATGGGCAGAAATTCCTTTATTGATTAAACAATTAGAGCATTATGAGACTTATGCAAAATATGCACAACAACTCAGACGCTCCTCTCTTACCAAGCGTATCGTCAATGATGTAAAAGTAACCGACCATCACGGACTGCTCATTACTGACAAAATACCGACCGAACTTCCTAAGAAAGAAGCCCTCATTTATAAAATGATAGCCGGGCGCTTATTAGAAGCGGTATCGGAAGTTTGTATCAAGGAAACGCAGAAGATCATCGTAGAAGCAGGTCATAAAAATTACGAAATCAAAGGTTGTACGATACAATCCGCAGGTTGGAGAGCGGTCAATGGTTCTTTTTCAGAAATAGAAAAAGAAGAGGAAATCCCACAAGAACTTCCTGAACTACAAAAAGGAGATACCTTAAAAGTAAAGGACAGTCAAATTCTATCCAAAAACACCCGCCCACCAGCATTATATACGGAAGCCACTTTGCTATCGGCTATGGAATCGGCAGGTAAGGATTTGGAAGACGAAAATCAACGACAATTACTCAAAGGTACTGGTATTGGAACTCCTGCTACTCGAGCGGCAATCATAGAAACTTTGCTGAAACGAAACTATATCAAACGCCACAAGAAAAGTATAGTTCCCACCGAAAAGGGATTGAAAGTATTTGAATGGGTCAAAGACCGAAAAATCGCCGATGTAGCATTAACGGGCGAATGGGAAGCCTCTCTCAATGAAATTGAGGAAGGGCTACGCCCTCCAAAAGAATTCTTACAGGCGATGAAAGATTATACCCAAAAAATCACAGAAGATTTTTTAGCGATGGAAATCGAAGGGGTTGCTTCACCAACATTGGTTTGCCCTGTCTGTAAAAAGCAAAGCGTTCGCCTATACGAAAAAGTTGCTAAATGTATGGAAGATGATTGCGAATGGTTATTCTTTAAAAATGTCTGTGGAAAACAGGTAAATGATCAAGCCGTAATGGCATTATTAGAAAATGGAAAAACAACGCTTTTAAAAGGATTAAAAAGCAAGGCAGGAAAAAGTTTTGATGCTTATTTGGCACTACAAGAAGATGGTTCTACGGCTTTTGAGTTTCCACCTCGCTCTAAAAATAAAAAAGGAAGACGAAAACGAAAGTAA
- a CDS encoding helix-turn-helix domain-containing protein: MNIDRMEFIMWMERLMDRLDLLAERFEKAEKKRSTIDGEELLDNQDLMLTFKISARSLQRYRSEGKLPYYTISGKIYYKLSDVHQFIREHFSIPVKAKKGQSKPK, translated from the coding sequence ATGAATATCGACCGAATGGAATTTATCATGTGGATGGAACGACTGATGGATCGTCTCGACCTACTTGCAGAACGCTTTGAAAAAGCTGAAAAGAAACGAAGTACCATCGACGGAGAGGAATTACTCGACAATCAAGATTTAATGCTTACCTTCAAAATATCAGCTCGTTCTCTGCAGCGTTATCGCTCTGAGGGTAAACTACCTTATTACACGATTTCTGGGAAAATTTACTACAAATTATCAGATGTACATCAATTTATTAGAGAACATTTTAGTATCCCTGTCAAAGCCAAAAAAGGTCAATCAAAGCCAAAATAA